A genomic region of Candidatus Eisenbacteria bacterium contains the following coding sequences:
- a CDS encoding transposase: protein LRLAQHLDAVIAGSQHAVPLGLVESINSKIAALRFQARGYRDAEYFKIKIFQRCSLPDNPWAKIVL, encoded by the coding sequence CTGCGACTCGCCCAGCACCTCGATGCGGTGATCGCTGGCAGCCAGCACGCGGTGCCCCTGGGCCTGGTCGAATCCATCAACAGCAAGATCGCGGCGCTGCGCTTCCAGGCCCGCGGCTACCGCGACGCCGAGTACTTCAAGATCAAGATCTTCCAGCGCTGCTCGCTGCCAGACAACCCATGGGCGAAAATCGTGCTATGA